The following are encoded together in the uncultured Methanobrevibacter sp. genome:
- a CDS encoding P-loop NTPase fold protein gives MNFYSERPILNKDDDKLNRSLFAEILAESILHYDGEDCLIIGLIGKWGSGKSSIINMAVDSIQSENLIIINFNPWYFSTQDNLYQQFFNLIVTEIEKREFGDKFWVQKKWFQLKTQWDYASRIEKGNKSIMQYGKEIVLTLRELQHSDIINKYYNQVKSNSAINLNAPGLGYTYNFTDSKKEYNSISYLKTKCNEYFKSLDYKFLIIIDDLDRMTKFEIEQTLILVKSLADFDDFIYLLAFDDEIVSESLSNVPEKFQKLFLEKIIQVYLTVPKFSESHLNGLISDRLEDFYKNFVIDESNDENVENNRELPQSIQKEFLDIYSYLKMFFKSPRDLYRFINILNFNFSVFKDEVNRKDFILILAIQLFEPNIYHEIKNNKDLFIVNYVNLTKLEKEENKGYIEDIIKLKSNNLSKNIVRDILFKLFPKIESYYRNIEYGSEWDDSWKYERRICSKKFFEKYFTLTLETDEISIVSIQNLLSASDSNSISDTILEFNNNHKTKDLFDLMINRMEDIPKENAQYFISSLIDIGDLLEIPYNMFFDKRIYLSRILHDLLKKYDTKDERFEVLKNAISNSKMSLYVAVDLLAGFDFDYNKFDYKNDKPSPDVLISEEHLEVLEEIMKNKIREWDEDGRLWENPNLEGILYSWKSWDKEGYVIKRVGEYTADDENLLKFLNGFKSVATTTMHRNSPSDVEFKLNFKSLENYFDLYELNDRLKRIGKQ, from the coding sequence ATGAATTTTTATAGTGAACGGCCTATTCTCAATAAGGATGATGATAAATTAAACAGATCTTTATTTGCGGAAATTCTCGCAGAATCTATTTTACATTATGATGGGGAAGACTGTTTAATAATTGGGTTAATTGGGAAATGGGGGTCTGGAAAAAGTTCAATAATTAATATGGCAGTAGATAGTATTCAATCAGAAAATTTAATTATTATAAATTTTAATCCATGGTATTTTTCAACACAGGATAATTTATATCAGCAATTTTTTAATTTAATTGTAACTGAAATTGAAAAAAGAGAATTTGGAGATAAATTTTGGGTTCAAAAGAAATGGTTTCAACTAAAAACACAATGGGATTATGCGTCACGAATTGAAAAAGGAAATAAGTCAATAATGCAATATGGTAAAGAAATTGTTTTAACGTTACGGGAGTTACAACATTCAGATATTATAAATAAATATTACAATCAAGTAAAATCTAATTCGGCAATCAATTTAAATGCTCCTGGCCTTGGTTATACATATAATTTCACTGATTCTAAAAAAGAGTATAATTCTATTTCTTATCTTAAAACTAAATGTAATGAATATTTTAAAAGTTTAGATTATAAATTTCTAATTATCATCGATGATCTTGATAGGATGACTAAATTCGAAATTGAACAAACATTAATTTTAGTTAAATCTTTAGCAGATTTTGATGATTTTATTTATTTGTTAGCTTTTGATGATGAAATAGTATCGGAATCCTTGTCGAATGTTCCTGAAAAATTTCAAAAACTTTTTTTGGAAAAAATTATTCAAGTTTATCTCACTGTTCCTAAATTCAGTGAATCTCATTTAAATGGATTGATTTCTGATAGATTAGAGGATTTTTATAAAAATTTTGTCATTGATGAAAGTAATGATGAAAATGTGGAAAATAATAGGGAATTGCCACAATCAATTCAAAAAGAATTTTTAGATATTTATTCTTATCTTAAAATGTTTTTTAAAAGTCCAAGAGATTTATACAGATTTATTAATATTTTAAATTTTAATTTTTCAGTTTTTAAAGATGAAGTTAATAGGAAAGATTTTATACTAATTCTTGCAATCCAATTATTCGAACCAAATATTTATCATGAAATAAAAAATAATAAGGATTTATTCATTGTAAATTATGTAAATTTAACTAAATTGGAAAAAGAAGAGAATAAAGGTTACATTGAGGATATTATTAAACTTAAGAGTAATAATTTATCTAAAAATATTGTTAGAGATATTTTATTTAAATTATTTCCTAAAATTGAAAGTTATTATAGGAATATTGAGTATGGTTCTGAATGGGATGATTCATGGAAATATGAACGCAGAATTTGTTCAAAAAAATTTTTTGAGAAATATTTCACTTTGACATTGGAAACAGATGAAATAAGTATTGTTTCAATACAAAATTTATTAAGTGCGTCAGATTCCAATAGTATTTCGGATACTATTTTGGAATTTAATAATAATCATAAAACAAAAGATTTATTTGATTTGATGATTAATCGTATGGAAGACATTCCCAAAGAAAATGCCCAGTATTTCATTTCATCATTGATTGATATTGGGGATTTACTTGAAATACCATATAATATGTTTTTTGATAAAAGAATTTATTTATCCAGAATTCTTCATGATTTATTGAAAAAATATGATACTAAAGATGAAAGATTTGAAGTGTTGAAAAATGCAATTTCAAATTCTAAGATGAGTTTATATGTTGCAGTGGATTTATTAGCCGGTTTTGATTTTGATTATAATAAGTTCGACTATAAAAATGATAAACCAAGTCCAGATGTTCTTATTTCAGAAGAACATTTGGAGGTTCTTGAAGAAATCATGAAAAATAAAATTAGGGAATGGGATGAAGATGGCAGATTATGGGAAAATCCTAATCTAGAAGGAATTTTATACAGTTGGAAATCATGGGATAAAGAAGGTTATGTGATTAAACGTGTTGGGGAATATACTGCTGATGATGAGAATTTATTAAAATTTTTAAATGGTTTTAAAAGTGTTGCAACAACTACTATGCATAGAAATTCTCCAAGTGATGTGGAGTTCAAACTCAATTTCAAATCTTTGGAAAATTATTTTGATTTATATGAGTTAAATGACCGTCTTAAAAGAATTGGTAAGCAATAA